The nucleotide sequence TGCCCGTGAAGCCTGTGAGACTTTGCGGATTGGATCATCAATCCTTGACCCGCACTTCTGCTTTGACCGATCCAACCCTTCAGCAAACCAGGGTGTCGATTGCTGCGCCGTCCGGCGGAACGACGCACCGGACCGGTTCCGCGAACCATGTTCATGTGGTCACGGTTCATGTGGCCACGGGAGGCACTTTGGTTTGCCAGACAAAGCAACGCATGCAAAACGGCCCCGACGGATCGCTATGGACGACATCACCACCGACCAATTTGTGACCAACAGTTCCAAGTCATCGCCGCGTGGCCCCAAATTACTAGGGATTTGGCGATTGGGCAGCGTGGTCCATCGAACCGAGTCGGCGGAGATCACGTTGGCCCAACCTGCCGACGCATCCCAAAATCCGCGTTGGGACTATGTCATCAAGCGGGGCTTGGATGTTGAACAGTCACCGAGTCATCGACAGTTCATCGCACAGGCCGCTGCGGCTTCGCAAGTTGCCAAGCATCCGAATCTGGTGTGCGTCCTGGACGGATCCGTTTCGGGCTCGCATCCGTTCGTGGTGATGCCACGAATCGAAGGTCGGACGCTGCAACAACACTTGAGCGATGGCAACATCTTGGCGTTGCCGGTTGCACTCTGGCTGACCCGACAAACAGCCCAGGCGATCGCCACCCTGCACGCGGGCGGATGGATCCACGGTGACATCAAACCGGCCAACATCTTGGTCAGCGGCCAAGGTCATGCAACCGTGATCGATCTCGGTTTTGCGCGACGCATCCACACCCCGCTCGGTCGCGTGTTTCGCGGCACGCCCGAATACGCGTCGCCGGAAATGCTGGAAAGCGAAACAGCCGCATTGCCATCGATGGATGTGTTTTCTTTGGGCCGAATGCTTTGGCAATTCATGGCCCATTGCAACGACAGTTCATCGCCGGTCGTGGAAACCGCTTCGGAATTGGTCGCGTCGATGATCGATTTGGATCCAGACGCACGGCCGACCGCCGCGTCCGTCGTCGACCGATTGCTGAAACTGGAAATCAATGCGTTGGGCAGCCATATCGAACCGGTGCACCGTGCACGTCGCGCGGCATAAGGGTCTGATCACCAGGGCCAATGAATCAGGGCCAATGAATCAGGACCCGAACGCTGAATACCGGTGTCGACACACCGGTGCCACCAAGACGGGCACAAACACGTCCACCGACCATGCGATATGCTGGTGAGGCTCACTTCGGGAAACCGGCTGTGAGCACGTGTTGCCCGCCCGTCTCTGTTCCCAACAGGCCTTCTGCCTTGGGACAGTCCTCGTGATCAGCGTGATCGCCCTATGATGCCACGACGTTTCGGTCGGACCTGTCCCCTGGCCGTTCTGGTGTTGATCGTTGCGTTCACCAGAAACGAATGCGTAGTCGCCCAGTCGACAGACCACGACGCCGACCTGGATCCGGTACCGGTGATCTTTGATACCGATATCACGGGTGACGTGGACGACGTCTTAGCACTGGCAATGCTGCACACGCTGGCGGATCGTGGCGAGTGCGATCTGTTGGCCGTGACGATATCAAAACGTCACCCGAAAGCTGCCGCATTCGTTGATGCGATCAACACGTTCTACGGCCGGCCGGACATCCCGATCGGAATTTCGACGACGGCGCCACCACGTGAAAGTCGCTATCTGTCTTTGGTCGACCAAAGACAACCCGACGGTACCGATCGATATCCACATGATCTGCGCGACGACAGCGATGCTCGTGAGGCCGTCGAACTGCTGCGGCAAACTTTGGCCGATGCGGACGATCATTCCGTCTGTCTGATCCAAGTCGGCTTGGCGGTCAACACAGCGGATTTACTCGACAGCAAACCGGACCGCATCAGTCCCATGAATGGACACGATCTGGTGCAGCAAAAGCTGCGTCTCGCTTCCATCATGGCGGGTGCTTTTGGCCCCGTTGGATCGAATCCCCGCCACTTGGAGGCCAACGTAAAGAACCACATTGAATCCATGCAGCAATTGGTCAACCGCTGGCCACAAAGCGTTCCTAGCATCTGGAGTGATTTCCGAATCGGTATCGCTGCCAAATATCCGCGACGTTCCATCAAGAATGACTTTCGCTACGATCCACATCATCCCGTCCGCGAAGCCTACTTACGATACAACGGCCCGGACCACGATCGACCGACGTGGGATCTAATCAGCGTGCTTTACGCCGTCCGGCCCGGGGACGGCTATTTTGGCTTGTCCGATCGCGGGGTGGTCGAAGTCCAAGACGACGGCTTCACCGCATTTCGTCCGTCCGCGGATGGTCCCGATCGTTACCTGACCATGAGCAAACCTCAAGCTCATCGCGTCATCGAAGTTCAGCGCAGCCTGGTCAGCCAGCCACCCAATCGGAATGCAACATCTCGCGTCACCGATTGATTCGGTTGCCAGCGATCGGAGTGCCGAAGGTCAAATTTCGTCGCCTAAAAATGCCGTTGTGAAGCAATCATCGGGTCGCACCTTCCCGGCCCGTTGCGGATCCAGACTGTCCATTTGTTCGACCAACGTCTTCCACCGGTCGAGCGTCATCATGCCGATGTCCTGGGACGTCATGTCTTGCGGGACCGCGAGTGGCTTCATCTGTTCGACGCCGAACTGCAAGGCTTCGGCAGTCATGCCGTGTTGATTGGCATCCAATACGGCCGCGTTGCCAAGTGCAGGATTATCAAAGTAATGCTGCCAGCCCTGCCGAGTGGCCTGGACAAATTTACGAACCAATTCGGGTTGTTCTTCGATCAACGTTTCGGTGGTGACCAGAACACTGGAATAGGGATTCCACCCCAGATCGCTGACCATTAACTGACGCGTCTGAACGCCTTGCTGTTTGGCCAACAGCGGTTCGGCAAAACTGTAGGCTTGAATCGCAATCGTCGGATCGGTGACCAGGGATGCCACGCTGCCGTGGTAGGGCACCTGTTTGACTTGTTTCAGATATCCACGCTGTTCCAGAAAATCCAAGAATGCTCTTCCGGGCTGGCATTGCAGCGTCATCCCACTGGTCGCAAAGTCATCAAAGGACTGCACCGGGCTGGCCGCTTGAACCATGATGCAACGCGGATGATTTTGGACCGCAGCCAAGACGGCCACCACCTTGGATCCCTGACGACGAAATTGGATCACATCGTCGGCACCGGTGATCGCAAAGTGACAACGTCCCAAGTCCAACTCCGGAGCCACCGGCGTCGCTCGGCCTCCGGGACGGATTTCGACATTCAAACCTGCCGCCGCATAGGTCCCGTCGGCCTGGGCTTGATAAATCCCACCATGCTCGGTTTCGGGGTACCAATTCAACTGGACTCGAACCGCCAACTGATCCGCCCGGGCCTGATCGGCGGCGGTCACGACCGGCGGTTGATCCGATTGGCGACAGCCCAACGTGAACAGCAGACCAGACGCGATGATCAGCCCCGTCACCCGGTGGATGAACGTTCGTGAATGCCGCGGACGCTTGCCTGGTGTTCGGTCAAATCGAAAACGTTGGATGCTCATGACGACTTATAGATTCCCGTGTATGCCCAGCGGCGCAGCACCGTCGCAGCCAGAAGCTGAACGGCACCAAACAAAACCAATCCCAGCAGTGCCGATGCGAATAACGCGGCGATCAAAGCGTCGGTACGCGATCGTCCCTGCCAACCGGTCATCAGTGCCCCCAA is from Crateriforma conspicua and encodes:
- a CDS encoding serine/threonine protein kinase, whose amino-acid sequence is MDDITTDQFVTNSSKSSPRGPKLLGIWRLGSVVHRTESAEITLAQPADASQNPRWDYVIKRGLDVEQSPSHRQFIAQAAAASQVAKHPNLVCVLDGSVSGSHPFVVMPRIEGRTLQQHLSDGNILALPVALWLTRQTAQAIATLHAGGWIHGDIKPANILVSGQGHATVIDLGFARRIHTPLGRVFRGTPEYASPEMLESETAALPSMDVFSLGRMLWQFMAHCNDSSSPVVETASELVASMIDLDPDARPTAASVVDRLLKLEINALGSHIEPVHRARRAA
- a CDS encoding nucleoside hydrolase — encoded protein: MMPRRFGRTCPLAVLVLIVAFTRNECVVAQSTDHDADLDPVPVIFDTDITGDVDDVLALAMLHTLADRGECDLLAVTISKRHPKAAAFVDAINTFYGRPDIPIGISTTAPPRESRYLSLVDQRQPDGTDRYPHDLRDDSDAREAVELLRQTLADADDHSVCLIQVGLAVNTADLLDSKPDRISPMNGHDLVQQKLRLASIMAGAFGPVGSNPRHLEANVKNHIESMQQLVNRWPQSVPSIWSDFRIGIAAKYPRRSIKNDFRYDPHHPVREAYLRYNGPDHDRPTWDLISVLYAVRPGDGYFGLSDRGVVEVQDDGFTAFRPSADGPDRYLTMSKPQAHRVIEVQRSLVSQPPNRNATSRVTD
- a CDS encoding ABC transporter substrate-binding protein — translated: MSIQRFRFDRTPGKRPRHSRTFIHRVTGLIIASGLLFTLGCRQSDQPPVVTAADQARADQLAVRVQLNWYPETEHGGIYQAQADGTYAAAGLNVEIRPGGRATPVAPELDLGRCHFAITGADDVIQFRRQGSKVVAVLAAVQNHPRCIMVQAASPVQSFDDFATSGMTLQCQPGRAFLDFLEQRGYLKQVKQVPYHGSVASLVTDPTIAIQAYSFAEPLLAKQQGVQTRQLMVSDLGWNPYSSVLVTTETLIEEQPELVRKFVQATRQGWQHYFDNPALGNAAVLDANQHGMTAEALQFGVEQMKPLAVPQDMTSQDIGMMTLDRWKTLVEQMDSLDPQRAGKVRPDDCFTTAFLGDEI